The Treponema succinifaciens DSM 2489 region AAGAAGCTGAAAAGCAAGTTAAATTCCTTATGGGTCTTTAATTGACAAAGCCAGCCGCAGGACAGAAGCAAACTTCAAAACATTCTTGTCTTGCGGCTTTATTTTTTCAGAGGTGCAAATATGAAAAGTAAATCGCTTGAGCGCAAATACAAAATTGCCGGATGGTATTTTGTAATGCCCGCTTCGCTTTTGATTTTTCTTTTTAGCTTTATTCCGATGGTCAGGGCTTTTATTCTTTCACTTCAGTCTGGAGTTGGAAACAATTTAAGTTTCTGCGGAATTAAAAACTACGTCAGGCTTTTTCAGGATGAGAAATTTATCGCTTCTCTGAAAAACGTAATTATATATTTTGCTTTTCAAGTTCCAATAATGCTTTTTATCGCCATTATTCTAGCTTGTATTCTTAATGACAAAAAACTGAAATTCAAGGGGCTTTTTAGAACTATAATTTTTCTTCCGTGCGCGACTTCACTTGTAGCTTCCGCCCTTATCTTTAAATCTCTTTTTGCGCTGGACGGACTTGTAAACGTTCTGCTAGTAAACCACCATTTTATTTCTCAGCCAATCAACTGGCTCACTCATCCTGTGTGGGCAAAGGTCATTGTAATTTTTACGATTACCTGGAGATGGACTGGATACAACACCGTGTTTTTTCTTGCGGGACTTCAGGGAATTGAATACAGCATTTACGAGGCTGCAAGAATCGACGGAGCTTCAACAGTCCAGACATTCTTTAGAATAACGCTTCCGCAGTTAAAGCCTGTTGTTCTTCTTACAGCAATCATGTCAACAAACGGAACTTTGCAGCTCTTCGATGAAGTAAAGAATTTGACTGGCGGCGGACCTGGAAACGCGACAATCACAATTTCGCAGTACATCTACGATTTGTCATTCAAGTACAATCCGCAGTTTGGATATGCAGCGGCAGTTTCTTACGCGATTCTTATAATCGTTGCGCTGCTTTCATTTATTCAGATTATTCTTGCTGACAGGAAGGAAAAATGAAAAAATCAGGACACATCACAGAAGTATTAAAATACGCCTTTATAATAACAGTTTGCTTCTTTTCTATATTTCCATTTTACTGGATGCTTTGCGGTGCGACAAACACAAGCGCAGACGTAATCACAGGAAGAGTTATTCCAGGCGCAAATTTGTTTGCAAACATAAAGACAATGCTTTCAACCGTAAAAATCGGACGCGCTTTCTGGAACTCACTGCGCACAACTGTCTGCGGAACTGTTCTTAGTATTTTTGTCTGCTCGCTTGCAGGCTACGGATTTCAGATTTTCAGAGACAAGGGAA contains the following coding sequences:
- a CDS encoding carbohydrate ABC transporter permease — its product is MKSKSLERKYKIAGWYFVMPASLLIFLFSFIPMVRAFILSLQSGVGNNLSFCGIKNYVRLFQDEKFIASLKNVIIYFAFQVPIMLFIAIILACILNDKKLKFKGLFRTIIFLPCATSLVASALIFKSLFALDGLVNVLLVNHHFISQPINWLTHPVWAKVIVIFTITWRWTGYNTVFFLAGLQGIEYSIYEAARIDGASTVQTFFRITLPQLKPVVLLTAIMSTNGTLQLFDEVKNLTGGGPGNATITISQYIYDLSFKYNPQFGYAAAVSYAILIIVALLSFIQIILADRKEK